A stretch of DNA from Besnoitia besnoiti strain Bb-Ger1 chromosome II, whole genome shotgun sequence:
GACAGGACGCCCAGCAGATCTGTGGTGGATGAAACCCCTGTTGGCGACCCTGAGTCCTTCTTGGCCGTTGTCGCGCCGTTGACTCCTCCTTCCCTGCGTTCTCCGCGACATGATGCTTTCAAAAgagcctctctgcctcggcggTGTGCCTCGAGCTGCtagagagacgcgcggcggcctcgacgacgcagacagcggaggcggagacagcccggcgccgcggccctccGTCGATCTCTGCACCCGTGGAGCCCAAAATGGAGAGGAAAAATGCTTCGAAGCTCCCCACGTTGGTGCCTTCTCCTGTGTCGTCTGGCCGCAGGGCGAAGACACAGAAAATAGCCCATGCGCctcggaaggcgacgcggaggcagccgaggCTCTCAGCCGCCGGGCGCCCTCCTGTCGTCGAGGCAGTCCGTGTTCTCAGGATCTGCCAGAGGTGGATGCATGCACAACTCGCTGTAAATCTATTTGTCGTTGCTCCGCCGAATCGCCCGCGGCTTCCCTCACTGCCTCAGAGGCGCTTCCGCTCGGTGCGCCGGTGAGCGCAGCGCAccgaggagaagacgacgcggagggcctTGAGAAAGAAGCATTGTcagacagcagcggcgacggtgaagaaggcagcagagagtTGTTCCCAGTCGTGATTCCACTCGATGAGGAGACTGTGGGGCGAGGTGATCATGGAGCGGGCTCGCCTCGTGCGTCCCCCAACTTCTATTCACATCATGGCCGCATGCGGACGCGAAATAGTCcggcttcctctgcttcagACACACCTCCACCATCTGCCAAGGCATTCCATCTCTCACCCGAGTTGCCTACTCAGCTTGTTCCGCTCGCAACCCCTGCGGATTCTCCCTGCGGACCGCCACCAGGCGCCCcggccgcgtctcctctcgctcctgcctcttcttcttcctcttcttcttcctttcctttcgcttcttctcgctcccAGTATCGCTCTCCAggttcgccctcgccttccaTCCAAGGTGAATCGAGCCCGCAGCCAGCcggggcggcctcgccctgcgtcgctgcgcatGTCTCTTCGGCTTCAGGGGCTTTTGGCCTCGGCGAGCCCACGTCCCTCCTCGCGTTGGGGGTTCCGCGCCCCGAGGCGGGTCGCGATTCAGAAGACTTCGGCGACATTGACGCCTTCAGCGACATCTCCGcttgccgccggcggcccccgGCGCCTGTGCGCAAGTCGTTTGTCAACGCAGGGATTCCAGTCTCCTTCATAAAGGGCGGGGGTCCGCCCTGGCGatccgcctccggcgcctgcggcgcgtccggCGCCCAGCCCTCGGCGCACAGGGCCGCcactccccccgcccccccgtttttctccttccgAGACCTTTCTGAGGAGTCTCGCCGGCTGGCGAGCGGCttggccgcgtcgcctcctgctgGAGACCCAACTGGGGCGCTGTGCGGAGGCCGGCAGGGGTACTACCTCAACGCCGCGACGGttcacgcagccgcgcaggccgccgcggcgctggatgGAAGTCGAACGGCCGCAGGGGTCGCTGGGTTTGAGGtggacgaaggcgccggcagagagCCCCGGGGCGTCCCTCCGTGGTTTCCGAGGgcagccgacgccgcagcggagagcggaCGGGGCCCGCCAGAGGATCACGCATCTGCTCTTCGAGGAGAGGCTGAAGGAGGCCCCGGAAATCGGCGTgaagcgccgccgtcagTTCTGTCGAGCCTGGTGCATGCGGcggagcggcaggcgacCAGCGAAGCTggcgtcctcggcgcgtgctgcgcgccAGAGAACTTGACAGCCAGCAGCGGCACGAGCCGCGggccttctccgtcgccttctgtctcGGCGCAGACAAGCAGGTCGAGCGGCAGACTCATGTGGCTATGGGGCGGTGCTGGCGGGAtccgccgagacgcgcaggactCGCGCGAGCAGCCGTGCGAAgacccgcgagcgccttcttcttccctgcGTGCGTCGGTGTCATCAGCGTCTCTCCCTGCCTCatctgcggctgcaggaggcATCGCTCGGCTCCTGTTCCTGGGGGCAGAAAGGCCGAGGGCGACACAGCAGGGAAGCGGCGACAGAACGCTCTCGACTTGGCTGCGCAGACCCGCAgggacggcgccgccacggAGCTCAGTCAGCGcatgcgaggaggcggagggggcaACACGGAGCTCGAACGACTCTTGGATTCCGAGACAGAGGCCGCGAATCGCCAGCTCGCGCTCGAGGACGCACTCCACCGCGAGGACCTTGAAGCCATGCTCAACAATGCACAGCAGGTGAGGCGCACGGCGGCGTGGATGACATGCAAGAAACGGAGTACAGATGATCATGAGTGTTGTGGAAATGGAGCCAAGTGAACGCCATGTATTAGTCTCAGAAGGTAATCACGTTTCGCACCGAAACCTGTCatcctgcatgcgctcgggcgcccgcggccgatGCAACGAGGAGAGCGTGACACAGGCATCTCCTTGATGCAATGCGGCATGTACGCAGGTGAAGAACTTTCTCATCGTGAAGCTGCGGGagtgcgaggcggcgctgctggcgacaGCCAAAGAGCGCGACGACCTGGAGGAGAGCCTGAGGCAGCTCGGCCGCAGCTTGCAGGAACGCGAAGGCCaccgcgaagaggcgctgcagagtctTCGTCAGGAAAACGAGCGCCAGCGGGTCGGTCTCACCTCGCGCTCTTTGGGATTCGTGCTTGGATACTTTCGCATGCGGGATGCGCATAGAGACTGGCGGGACTTGTAGTCGTGTGTGCGATGTGCGACCGTAGCAAAAAAATGAATTTTTGGCTCCGAGCATGCTCCTGGGCGCGGCTTTAACTTCAGTacgctcgcctgcgtctggcgTGCGCCGTTGTGCCTCTCGCACTGTCCCCAGCCCCGCTCCGCAGGGGTGTTAGTTTTTGTGATGGCAGCCAGTGacgtgcgtcgcgcgcgccgcagaagaagagaggtctctgcggcgtggaGAGTTTCTCTGTGACGAGGCTGGTGCGTGGCGGTGCTTTCGATCGAGCCTTTCCGCGTAGGCTCTGGCTGCTTGGTTGCCATAAAATGCGCGAGCGTGTGCGTGCGTCTTCGCAGGACGAACTGGAAAGCGTCCGCGCGGAAGTCACGAGCTTGACCGAGAGGGAGATGCACCTGGAgacagaagccgcgcagctccgcgacgAGAGGACGCTGTTGCGTGCGGAAATCCACGTAGGCTAGCAGACGACGTGCTGTAGAAAAGTAGTTGCCTAGAAACAGCTCATGTCGAAGTAGCTACTTTTGGTGAAGCAAACGTTTTGCCAGGGCGAGGATTAGGTGCTGCCTTGAGAGGGAAACCCCTCTCAAGGCAGCTACTGTGACTTCTAGAGGAGGCAGCAGTGGGGACTTCCGCGTTGGAGTGCGGTGGGTCGACACACTGGTCTGATTACGCAGAACCTTGAatgccgcgcagcagcctgccTTTGTCTCGCGGCGGTGGGAGAGCAGGCCTTCGATGGCGCTAGGGCCTCACAGCGCCCTGCGTGACGCCGGAGAAGGGCCCGACTGTGCTTTTCGTATCGGCGCAAGATGCAGTGGGAGTACTTTTCGTAGGCAGAGGAGGTCCGGAAGCGCGGAGGAAAGGAAGGTGAGTGTTTCTGCGCAAATCCCGCGTGAGCTCTCCTGTTGTGTTTTATGCAGGACAGGGTCGCTGCCAGTTCGCTGGCTGCGGAGAAGCTGCAAGGAGCGGTTCATCAGTTgaaggacgagaagaagGTGGGCaccgctgtctcttctctcagTGTTCCCGCCGCAATCCGTATTTGGCTTTTCACTTTCTCTTTCCTGTCGTGCGTCATATTCTAACGCACTCATCACAGACAGGCCCAACCCAGCGTTCCTGCACAGATCAGACATTTTCGTCTCGTGATAGAGGCTGTTTAGGGGATGAAGAACGCAGTCTTCTTACTCGCTGCTGGCTCTGCCCTGGGGGCGGCTGTGACTCGCGGTTGACTCGCCTAGCGTCGAGCTTTTTTCTGTGCTTGCCGCCTCAGATCCTCGTGCGGGAGATCGttgcgctgcgtcgctctctggcgGAGTCCCGCCGCGAGTTGGCGGACGCGTTGGCGCGTGTCGACGAGCTCGAGGCCTTCGTGCCTCTGCCGCGGTCGTCCGCCCTCAGCgagccgctctcgccgtctgccgctgactcggcgcctgcgtcgcctccgtccaCAGGCTCTTCATacgcgtccttcgcctctctggtGACTGGCGGGCGCTCTGCGAAGAGGTCGCGCGAGAGGGGCGCGgcaggagacgacgcggcggcggcgcctctggcgcacagcgcgagctcgagaggagacgcggtcCCAGGGGGAAGCGCACGGACAAACCCGCGGGGGCGTCACGCCCCCGCGGTCCCCACGCGCGGCGTCCccctgcgagaggcggcgagcgaagggcgagacagcgagggGGGGAccggcgagagcgcggcggagtcgctcgccttccttcaGCAGCAGAGTTCCGCCGTAGGCCTGACCTTGGTtctgtcgtctgcgccgacgacagcagcctgcgtggaggcgagagacgacgcgaacGAAGGGACAGAGCAAGATAGGCAAGCGCTCTGCTCGAAGGCCTGCTCCGCGTtgggcgcgtcgggcgctgcAGGGTCTTCTTCGCACGCAAAACACGAGAAGACTTTGGCTGATAAACGAAGGCCGGACGGTGACAGAgcagagggggagaggaggaaggagaacGTGGCTGGCTTTGTGGGCGGAGCTCTTGCGGCGGGCGTTtcgcgcgtgctgcagcagctcgaaaATGTGCTCACAGTTGAGGAAACGCTGATAGTGCATGCCTCCGGAGTCTACACAGAGGACGGCGTCTGCATCGAGCGCCTCGATCCCGCTTGCCCGCCGTTGCCCGCCGTGCTGTCCTCGCGCCGCTATACGCCTCTGCAgagtgaagaggaggacAGCCCCGAAGACCGAAAAGAGATCCACGCATCGCGCCGTAGGTCGCTTCGTCCCACGCGCTCTGAAAAACAGTCCAACGCGCCAGCGCTCTTACGCGGCGAAgaggtgcgcggcggcgccgacgcgtctgcagcgtgcgtgtcctctctcccttcctcttcttgtTGCGCTCCGTCCGTTTCCTCCTCTAcagggggcggggcggggcttccccccgcggaggcgcccccgcgacgcgagggaggGGAAGGCCACGCGTTTGCGCAGGgcgacgtcgtcgtcgcgctctccgacagcgaggaagcggcggcggcgcgcaacgcgctgcaggcggggggcgcgaaggagacgctgaAGGGGCGGAAGACAAGGCTCGGGGGCGCAGTCGGGGGGACGATGCGCGACGCGGTCTGCTCCGTCTGGCAAGTTGCGCAGGGCGTTCTCGCGGAGAAGActcagcagctcctcctccatcccgccggcgctgtccctgcgccgcgcgcgccctcccgGGCCTCCAGCCGCCCTCTcgccgacgagagagacgccgtgTCGTCGCTAGCCTACGACGCGCAccccgcgcgacgcggggcgtcttcgccctctgcgtcggcgcctggaggcggcaCGCCCTCCAcgtctccttccgcgtcgtctggtCCGAagaggggcgcgggcggaggcgagaaagggacggcgccttcgcgcggctcgctttCGCCTTGGGAAATCCTTCTCCAGAGAcaccgcgaggcgcaggagatGCCGCTCTTCGGCAGCACGCCCTACCCAGCGAGCGCCGCTTGCGTCCTCGCGGGagcaggcgtcggcgcggagtctccggcgcgcggggcgcggagacagggcggcgaccgcgagcagGAAACACAGGGCCTttccgcggagggcggggcATTCCAAAAAGGAGGCCTAGCCGAGGtcgcgcgtgtgccgcaGCAGGGTGTCGctgagggagaagaggcgaacagagcgcgagagctgacagccagacgccgctgcccaGACCAGGCGGAGACCCCAAACGAGGGTGCGGAGGTCTCATCAGGGGAGGCGGGCCGCGCCGTCGGGGGGGctcaaggcggaggcgaccgcgaagacgagtgcaggcggcgagggacAGAAGGAGATCTACAGGGAGACGAGAGTCCtcccgcggagagcgcagacgcgcagcgggaTGCTGAGAGAAATCTCAGCCTGGACGAAGAGAGCAGCGACCAGGAACACAGTtctgcagcggaggaagggagagagcgagggaaggagagggagcgagggaaggagagggagcgagggaaggagagggagcgagggaaggagagggagcgagggaaggagagggagcgagggaaggagagggagcgagggaaggagagggcgcgagagaagaagagcacgggagagaagaagatggagagagagaagaaaaagatgcgcgagaaggacagggagagaaagaacaAGAGCCAAAGGATAGGGCGCTGAGTTGCGGAGGAGCTGAAGATGAAAACTccgacgcagaagcagaacGCCAGTCTGGACTGGCGCAGGACGAGACGAACTCCGTACGCGCAGGCGGTGGAAGTCCAAGAGGGGAATGACGGGAGAGAGCCATCGAGGGCAGCGATGAGGATAAAGAGACAACAGGAAAGCGCGCAGGATTCGGACCCGTAGAAGAACGAGGGACAAGGAGTCTCCCTGCTGAAGGCAGCGCCCGAGAGCcgagccgcgacgaggcggagacagagtgggacgcgcgcgagacaaaagaagagaaggcggccATTTGTTCGAGGAGGCAagcagcgacagaggcgaggacAATTTCACGGCCCAACGCAGATCGGGGGATCAGCTGGGTCCCTGCGGCCCTGCCCTCGCTTCGGCGGGCGAGTCCTCCTCGCCAGACCCGGCGGGAGACAGacagggagagacagacgggTGCACCTTGGGctccggcgcggtcgcggtcgACGCGCCCGAACGCGAAGgagcagagaaagaagagtAAGCAGAACGAGGTGCAGAGGGGcctcgaggcagagaaggcgagtaGAACGGGCGCTGCCTCTTTAGAGAAAAGGTGAAGGcgcagccccccccctcctgctCCCACGTGACGAGAGATGTCTCCGATTCCCGTCGTCTGGCGCGCTGACTATCAAGGAGCGGGGGTACGAGAGACGCCCCATCACCGACGCTCAAAGTTGGGACGTATTTGAGtattcacatatatacatatatatatacacgtatgtatatatatatatgcgtatatatatatatatatatatatatatatatatatatatatatatatataagtttGTCGCGGCTTCTCCCAGATGCCAAAGTGGAGTGCTTCGGCTTTTTTCATGTAGAGAGGCCCTGCGTGGTTGCCCATGTAGACCGAAGCATTCACACATGCGAGCGGGCTAGATGCGATGAGAGGCGCCGTGGAGACTGCGGCAGTCCTCATCGGGATGCATCTGCATGTTGCGCTGTCCAGTGAGTGAGAGAGGCATCTgacacgagagagaggagactctCCGCCTGCAGAAAACGAAGGAATTTTGGTGctcagcgagagcgagaggcgaaggagtgCGCAAAGAGATCACGACGACGACGTGCCGTTtgagacgcggcgcgtgaTGAGGGCTGCATGACGTTTCTCGGGGtagccttcgcggcgctgaggaaACAGGGATGACTATGCATGTCAAAAGGTATTAGGTGCGAAGACTTGTTGAAGTACGCAGactgtgcatgcgctgcgtgGCTCTGAGGACAGGCCTCGCTGAGCACGCGCCTGGcttgcttttttctgcgagcaaggcgcggcgagtgcgGCCGACAGAGAGCGATCTACCTAGGGACTGTCGCTCTCACTGTCCTCCGGTACACTTGGCAAGTGTGAATCAGGTTGAGTCCTCTCAGGCGACAGCCCAGGATCATGTTTACTGTGGCCGTTCGCTGTCTCAGGGGCCGGGACGATACACTCTTTTCCGCACTTTTGTAAGCTCGACTCGAAAGTTTTGCTTTTTCGGGTTCGCAACGAAAAGCCCCGCTTTAGCTTCTTcgtcgcagagggcggccTCACGCACGCCTATGatgcacacgcgcgcctTACGGGTCCGacgagggcctcgccgcagTCCGCGATCCGCCCGCTGGCAGTTGCGGAGCTAGGGCCGCAGTGCAGCCCCAGAGTCCTCGCAATCGTGCCCCCGAGAAAGAATCCGAGGAGCCGAGGCTCCGCTGAGAGGAATGAcgacgcgcgcacgcgcgggtCACTAAACCACGTTgaggcagccgccagcgcgttGCTAAGCTCCGCGCAAGGTAACCCACTCGCTGACAGTAGAGACAAACTCATTCTGCATCTCCTCTGTGTTGCCGCAAGCTTCGACTTCTCAAATGCGTCGCAGGATGCGTCctcggcgaggctgcgcccgccaggccgcggcgtgctCCCCTGTCCATCGTCGCGGAGGCCCGGATGACGCGACAGGCCGGTCGCTGAGCGACCTCCAAGATCGCTGCCCgatcttctatagcagagatgTGCTCGAAGATACTGTATATTCACTCCGTGTAAATACCGCTTCCTCTCCAAATGTGCGCATCTAGTTTGTAGTCTACTTAGGTAGTGTCCTATTAATCTCCACCATTTCGAGCCCATTtcgtgtgtctgcgtcggcAATCAGCAACGCCCAGCTCTGCGAACGACACACTGGCGCGTTCTACGTGCCTACTCAAACCTCTGTAGCTACTTAGTTCTTCCCCAGCctgtataaatatatatctacTCATGCCCGACTGCGAGCTTGCGGTATTcatcgctgcatgcgcacgtgTGGGAATCGTGGCATTTTGGACGCAACAAGCTTGCGCTTATTGCGCCTTGTCGGTCATATAATCTGGCgaacggcgacggcagcccTCAGCTGCGCTGGTGAAGCGTGCGCGCATCTACGCGGAAACTAGAGTTGcaggctgcaggccgcgcgtcgcgcaagGGAGACAgacgggcgaggcagcgcgcccCCCGCTGAATCTATCGAGGAGGGCTGCGGCTGTTGACGCGACTTAAAAGCTGAAACTCTGCGCTCTTGGCTGGACACACGCGCACTCGCGTCTTTGTTGAAGAGAGCCCAGAGGCCCGCCGCgctagggtttagggtttggcTCGCGCCACGCTGCAGCGACGGAGCTGCTGCCCGGCGGCTGCAAACGCTGAAAATCCGCGGATGCATTCTCCACGACCAGCCGCAATTTGTGAACTGCAATGCGAAGACTCCCGTCGCTGGGTGCCCGCGAGCACCGGTTGGAGGGAGACATGGTAACTCAGGACGGAGCTGACGACGTGTCTAGCATCTTGTTTTTGAAAGTACACCCGTGGAGGCTGCACCATCCAGCTGGGGGAAAGCTGAAGTTCTGAGACTCCCTTCGCAGGGGTTCAAAACTGTCTGCAGGCagacgccccgccgccgccacgcaaACGTCTGCTCTAGACGCGTCCCTTCCCGCGTTAGGCCTTGCGGCTTACTGATCTGTGCAAGACAGGAGAAATGAAACTCTTtgaagacgcgccggcgcgacagaAAGCACCTCGCGAGCGCCCGCGACAGTGGCCAGAACAGtaatccatatattacgcctagaacataaccgatgtggaataatcttaatgtagtaggatattgaaatccagcacttttagctgtctgGAGCAGTCCAGTACGCTGACCTCGTGTGACGGAGAATCGAAAAGACGGCACAGGAGGATCGCGCACCTCGCGAGGCcatgcgccgcggcgtctgctgtcctctcccttccttcgccttctctcgccttctcgctttctgcaGTCGCCGTCTTCCACTGCGCCGTCTTTcactgcggcgcccgctgaacgcgtccctctgcgcgggcgctcagaacgcgagaggcgcggcgacccggtcgaggagagaaggcacgacgaccgcggcggagagcgcgacaAGCAACTCCTCGTCCATGAGCAATTCGcccagcgtctccgcgacaCTCTGACGGATTTCTTCGTCCGCGCAGCGCACTTCGATGCGGGCGCAcgaagtcgccgcgcgcgccgccgcagagagcgccgctgTCCAGCTCACCGCCCCCACGCGCGCCTGACCACGCCCTGAGAGGCTCGCAGAGGCTCCGTCCTCGGCGGGAGGCAGAATGCCcgtcgcgaccgccgccgagaggctGAGCAGTtcgacgcgaaggagacaggggatggaggcggcgcccggcctcgcgcgggggcgcgggcggcgggcgcccgagaaggaaaacgacgacgagggagagaagctgcgcgtgcgcgagggcgaggagaaggagcgcgaacTCGCATCAGAGGCAGAATCTGAAAACTCCGAAGGACTGCcagccgacgacggcgacagaTCCGCCTCGGAGTCgctccctgcgtcgcgcggctcctgAGACCGCGACGAAGTCCGCGTCTCGAAAGACGCCATAGGGAAGCGCCCTGCCGCCACGACATTCCGGCTGAAGTGGCGATCGAGGCCAGGCAGAGACGCAAAGgccctctgcagcgtgcaagcgctcagcagcgcggcgtacggagacagagacgggCCAGCAGGCCCAAACACAggaggcgagaaaaacgaCGGCTTCAACTTGTCGCACACcagctgcggagagagagagacagagagatacgcccgcgcacgcatgcggcaGACAGGCGCTGAGAAGCTTAAGCTCCGCTCCGACCCTCTGCCCTGGGGCGCCAATCATGCCGAAGCGGCGCAAAATTTTAAAATGAAAGTTCGACCCTCTTTATAATACTTTTTAGATTATAAAAAATAATTTGAGAAAATGAAAAAATAAGTTGTAACAGTTCAAAACATAATCAACGTCAAAAAAATATTTTTCTACAGAATTCATTTGAATGGAGTTGGAAATGAGATTTTTTATTCAAAAAGTGTTGAACGCGAGCTgcgagccgcagctgctACACAGTCGTCGTGAGGAACGCCCccggcgacgcatgcgcagggcGTCGCGCATCGACCGCGTGACGGTGCGACACACGCGCCTGCATAATAAAGGACGAGTTCGCACGAGTGAAAGCTGCCGTTTCGCTATCCGCACTTCACGACTCTACCCTGATCTCCAtacacgcatgcatacatgcatatgtcTGAGTGAATTCACTCGCGGCACGCATACAGGCAAGGCAGTAAATGCAGACACGCATCCACAGAGACTCGCGAGTGGGCAACCGACTTACGCTGGTGCTGCAGAGCTCAAGCGCATCCCAATCGCGCACAaactcgcgcgggcgcatgcGGGAGGGCACGCAGAACACTGCGGGGGGCAGcggcacgcggaggcggatcTCGCGGGAGACAGAGTCGGGCAGTCTGGAGAGGAAACCAGCAAAGAGCGCTCCACAAAAGACGATCCCGTATATCGCGCAttcacacacacgcatacaTAGTAGAGAGCCCAGACAGAccagacatatatatatatatacatgtacatgTATACGTAAAATATATTATTTGCCAAGCGAGGagtgcgcagcgccggcgctgggCAACCCCGGGAGCAGCGAGACGATGGGGAGGCCGCTCAGACAGCGAAAGCACGCGGAAAACTCAAAAATCATTCTGAGCGCACTCCCACGCACCACTCACGCATCGCGAAGGCAGTGAAAGCGGAAAATGCCGACTCCACGCAGCAGCCACGCACAAGTCCGCAATCACTGAACGGCGGAGGACACACAGGCACACACGCGAATCGGGGCGGGAAGGCccagaggcgacagccacAGAAGAACGAGTCAACGTAGCGCCTGCAAAGAATCGTGGcaaggcggagacagagaggcgaggcagggcgacgagagagacgcgaaaacCCGTAAGAAGGCAAAAGATGTGACAGAGGCGAACCGTGCACCTCGAAAACAAAGCGACGGGACGACGCGGCAGGGGACCTACAAATAGGAAAGGCGAATGATGGGAGTCTGTCGGTAAGGCCCAGCgaccagcgcggcgccgaagaccgTCACCGCGGGCGCCCTCGGCAGCAGCGTGGCGTGCATGAGACCGTCGCCCTCGAGACTGACAAAGGCGCCTCCTGAATCACGCACGCGCAAGCCTCCAGGCAGCGGTTCATGAAATCGCCGCGTGAAGAAAGAGCGAGAgccagaagacgcgcgcggccctAGGCATGCAGCAACCCGCGCTCTGACCCTAACGCTTCATTCAAGACTGCCGCCACGTTGCTggctcctcgcgcctcccac
This window harbors:
- a CDS encoding hypothetical protein (encoded by transcript BESB_037990); this translates as MLSKEPLCLGGVPRAARETRGGLDDADSGGGDSPAPRPSVDLCTRGAQNGEEKCFEAPHVGAFSCVVWPQGEDTENSPCASEGDAEAAEALSRRAPSCRRGSPCSQDLPEVDACTTRCKSICRCSAESPAASLTASEALPLGAPVSAAHRGEDDAEGLEKEALSDSSGDGEEGSRELFPVVIPLDEETVGRGDHGAGSPRASPNFYSHHGRMRTRNSPASSASDTPPPSAKAFHLSPELPTQLVPLATPADSPCGPPPGAPAASPLAPASSSSSSSSFPFASSRSQYRSPGSPSPSIQGESSPQPAGAASPCVAAHVSSASGAFGLGEPTSLLALGVPRPEAGRDSEDFGDIDAFSDISACRRRPPAPVRKSFVNAGIPVSFIKGGGPPWRSASGACGASGAQPSAHRAATPPAPPFFSFRDLSEESRRLASGLAASPPAGDPTGALCGGRQGYYLNAATVHAAAQAAAALDGSRTAAGVAGFEVDEGAGREPRGVPPWFPRAADAAAESGRGPPEDHASALRGEAEGGPGNRREAPPSVLSSLVHAAERQATSEAGVLGACCAPENLTASSGTSRGPSPSPSVSAQTSRSSGRLMWLWGGAGGIRRDAQDSREQPVSPCLICGCRRHRSAPVPGGRKAEGDTAGKRRQNALDLAAQTRRDGAATELSQRMRGGGGGNTELERLLDSETEAANRQLALEDALHREDLEAMLNNAQQVKNFLIVKLRECEAALLATAKERDDLEESLRQLGRSLQEREGHREEALQSLRQENERQRDELESVRAEVTSLTEREMHLETEAAQLRDERTLLRAEIHDRVAASSLAAEKLQGAVHQLKDEKKILVREIVALRRSLAESRRELADALARVDELEAFVPLPRSSALSEPLSPSAADSAPASPPSTGSSYASFASLVTGGRSAKRSRERGAAGDDAAAAPLAHSASSRGDAVPGGSARTNPRGRHAPAVPTRGVPLREAASEGRDSEGGTGESAAESLAFLQQQSSAVGLTLVLSSAPTTAACVEARDDANEGTEQDRQALCSKACSALGASGAAGSSSHAKHEKTLADKRRPDGDRAEGERRKENVAGFVGGALAAGVSRVLQQLENVLTVEETLIVHASGVYTEDGVCIERLDPACPPLPAVLSSRRYTPLQSEEEDSPEDRKEIHASRRRSLRPTRSEKQSNAPALLRGEEVRGGADASAACVSSLPSSSCCAPSVSSSTGGGAGLPPAEAPPRREGGEGHAFAQGDVVVALSDSEEAAAARNALQAGGAKETLKGRKTRLGGAVGGTMRDAVCSVWQVAQGVLAEKTQQLLLHPAGAVPAPRAPSRASSRPLADERDAVSSLAYDAHPARRGASSPSASAPGGGTPSTSPSASSGPKRGAGGGEKGTAPSRGSLSPWEILLQRHREAQEMPLFGSTPYPASAACVLAGAGVGAESPARGARRQGGDREQETQGLSAEGGAFQKGGLAEVARVPQQGVAEGEEANRARELTARRRCPDQAETPNEGAEVSSGEAGRAVGGAQGGGDREDECRRRGTEGDLQGDESPPAESADAQRDAERNLSLDEESSDQEHSSAAEEGRERGKERERGKERERGKERERGKERERGKERERGKERERGKERAREKKSTGEKKMEREKKKMREKDRERKNKSQRIGR